In Vicugna pacos chromosome 6, VicPac4, whole genome shotgun sequence, the DNA window TCGTCTACCTGGTCGCACAGGCCCAGCCCCAGCTGGCAGCATTCCTCAGCCAGGGGCCTCATGGGCTCCCCCACTGCTCGCGCCAGCACCCCAAGCGTCTCTGTGGGGGAGGGGCTTGGTTAGCACAGCAATGTGAAGCTAGGCCAGAGGTGAGTCAAGCCAAGGCCCAGGGGACCAGAGGTGGCAGCTGGGGTGAGTTCAGAAACCACTCCTACTCCTAGCTACGGTGTGGAGGGGAGGAAGACACCTGTGCTGCTCAGGGGCGATCTTCTCTGGGCATCTGCCCTTCCCTGGCACTGGGAAGCCCACCTGGGAGCTCCTCACTCACCCAAGCTCTGGATCCGCACAGGCTGAAGGTCCTCGTGGCCTGTCAGCAGGAACTCCCGCAGGTGCTCCAAAATGGTGGGGAAGTAGGGCAGCATggagccctgggcagctgtggctgaGGGGCAGCAGGACAGAATCAGAGCTGGAGGGTGAGCAAGGATCACATGCCATAGGTGCCAGATGAACCCCATGCTCCCGCCTCCAACTCACCAATGGCCCCCAGGGCGCTCACAGCCAGCTCCTTGGCCCGAGAGCTGCTGGGTTCCCTTAGAGGCTGCAGCATACACTCCATGAGCTCCGGAAGGTAGGGCTGCACTTTAGGTCCTATGGGAAAGGGCGCTCACTAACAACCAACCTAGGTCTCCTACTTGCCTGCAGGCTGACCCTCCTTGCGGGCCCACCACATCCCACTCCCCACCACAGGCAGTGGTTCCAGGAACAGCACATCCTGCCCCCTTCAGCCAGGACTACAGCCCCGTCCCATCCCTCGTACCCCCAAATGTCATTACTACCTAGATTCTCCACGAAATTCTCTAGGGCATAGCAGGCCTTGGCCAGGTGGTGCGTGTGCCCGGGAGGCACTGACCTCAGGTAGGCGAGGAGCAGTGGCATCACCTCACCGGAGTAGCTGCTGatgtggggctgggggaaggaaaaAGGGGGCCTGAGTCAGCTCAACTGCAGGGCACACGCCAAAGTGTTGAGGGCAGCAGGGATGCCTGAGAAGATGAAGCTGGGGGGCTGGTCCCTGGGACAGGCGGGAACTCTGAAATGGTGGCTGCCCACATTTGGCCTTGCTGACCTGTAGGTTCTCTGAGAACTGGCCCAGAGCGAACAGTGCAGCATTGCGTACAACTTGCGACGGATCCTCCAGGCTCTTGCACACAACCTGCAGCAGTGGGGGCAGCAGCCTGGATGGGGCGGGACAAGAAGATGCAGACTGACAGGCAGGATCTAAGAGCCCTAGGCCAAGCTATTCTCCCGTTTCCCCTAGGAAAACCCAGCTTTCTGTCACCAGATGGTGAGCACCACTCACTGGTCCCTATAGCTGGGGTAGCCATTAATCTTCTAAGCCAGGATGCGTATGAGAGCAGCAAGAAGATGCTATTGATAATTAGGCTTGAACAACAAACAGACCAGCACTGCTGTGGGTGGTGTGGTCCCCCTCCCCACGGCCCATCCTCACTCCAGGACAGGGGAATAAATACCTCTGTCTGATGTGGTCACCAGCTCCATCAGACAGCACCGCCAGCACCAGGAGGCCAGCCTTTCGTTGGTAGGGGCTCTCACTCCTCAAGGCCTCTTCCAGCATGGGCATCTAAGAAAGGAGATGGTGCTCTCCTGAAACCCCAGCACGAGCCTGCCTGGTCCTGCAGCAACAGGCCTCCACACCTACCAGGACACAAACATCCTCAGCCTCAGGAGACTACGCAAACCTAGGGGTAAGAGTCACACTTACCAGCAGGGGACAGAGCTTCTCAGGGGGCAAATGGAGTGCCAACATGTCCACGACCTGTAAAAGAACAGGGAGACTTTGCTGAACTCCACCTCTGCCCCTCAACCTCCCCTAACCACCTAACACCCTGTCCCCAGACCCTCTCCCACATCCCACCTGTACAGCAAAGTGCTTGGGTGTCTCCCCCACCAGCCCAATCTCCAGCTCTTCCTCCTCCGAATCCTGGTCCTCAGGATCCAGCTGGCCCAGTGGGGGCTCGGCAGCCATAATGGGGAAGAGGGTGTGCAGCAAGGGTGGCAGGAGACGATTTTTCAGTAAGGCCTGAAGAGGGAGGGCAGAATGGGGTCCCTGAGAATCTGCTCCCAAGATGGATTCACATTAAAAAATCCAGCCATTCAGGCCACAGGGGGTCCAGCAGGAGATTCCCAATCCCCCAGCCAAGGGCTGGGCTGAGTCCAGATCAAGTCTTGAACATCTTGGCTATGGTACTTTAGACACCCTGAGATGGACAGAAAGCCCCGGGAGTGAGATAAAGGACAGAGATGGGGATGGGGTGATGGGCGTCAGAGGGCACTCACCTTGCTCTTGACTTTAACCAAGAAAGTGAGGCAGCAGAGAATACGCACACGTACTGCATCGCTCAGGGCCACGTTTCTAGCCACCTGCCCAGAGACCAGTGAGACTCAGAAATAGACAAGGAAACTCCCAGTAGAACAAGCAGCAGGGATGGTGCCGACCCTGGGCTCACCTCCAGGCAGAATGTGAGGACCTCTGACAGGTGGGAGGTGATGATAGGCACCTCTGACTCCAGCAATTCATCCAGGGCCTCCACGGCCTCACAGGCCTTTGCCTGCCAGACAGGAAAGTCATAGGGTTACTATCCTCTTCTTCAGTGGACCAAGCTGATTGCTTCTGTACTTTCCCTCCAACAGAGATCCTATCCAAATGTCCTCACCTCATCTACAGGGATCAGACTCTGCACAGCCACGATGAGCTTAGGCACCAACATTCGAGCAAGAGGCTGGAGGACACAGAATGAGCTGAATCACAGAGAGTACGATGTAACCTAATCCCAAGCTCCAGAAACTGGCAGCTTTCTTGAAGCCTGGACATTGGAGGAGCCCACACACAGCCACCCACAGGTTCCCCTCGCAATTGCTAGGCAGGACAAGCAGAGAAAGTGTCTGAAATAGCTCTGCATCCTGCAAGGGTGAGGACATGAAAGCCCAAGGACAGGGAGCCAGGGAAGGTGAGGGCCCATAGCTCACCACATCGTCAGTGCCGAGGTAAGGGGCCATGGTGGTCAGGGTGCGCAGGGAATAAAAGAGGAGCCCAGGAGAGCCCACCTCACCAAGGGTCTCATTCAGAAGCCGAAGAAGCTCCCGGTGGTGTGGTCGGAAGGCCTCGGGCCGGGAGGTCACCAGCACACTTAGCAGCAAAAGCCCCATCTGCCCAGGAGTTGGGGTTGAGAGAGAGAAGCTTATATGGTCTGTTCAGCTTCCAGATCCCTTCCTCCCACCAACCATGTGATAGTACCTCTCTCTCTGGGATGTGGGGGCTGTGTGTACTGTGCTGAAGAAGCTGCATGAGCTGAGGCCAGGCCTCCAGGCCTTCCTTTCGAAAAATGGTGGCTGAGAGCTGGGCCAGGCTAAGTCTCACAGAATGCCTGCGAACAGGAGAGATTCCCCACCCCCAATCACCCTCCAGTACCCTCCCCTGCACACGATGGCCCTACCTCTGTTGGATGGCCAGGAGAGAAACCTCCAGGTGTGGGCAGAGGGTCTCTGCCAAGTTGGGACACATAAAACAGCAGCTCAGAGGGAAACTAGCAGCATCGTGGTTGTGCAATCTGGTAAGTTCTGACCTCGCTCATACTCAATTTCACTCCCATTCTTCTGACTTGGGTTTGGGAGACCATCACAGCCCACTCTCAAGAACTTTAGTCTTTAACACAGCCTGAGAATTCTTCCTCCACTCTTGATCTAGAACTGAAGCCCCTGATCCCCAAGTCCCAGCCTGGCGCTGAAAAAGGCAGAAACCCCGGGAAGGTATCAGTCTGGAGCCAGTTAGGACCCGGAGAGGAAGCAGGTAGGCACTTACTCTGTCTCTCCCTGGAGGACCGTCAGGACCAGGGACTTGATGCTGGAACACAGGTGGCAGACGTTTGGTACCCAAGAGCCGCCTCAgcctggccccgccccgcccctggccCAGCCCACCTCTCCCGTTGCTCCGCCGCCAGCCGCCGCCAGCAGGTGCTCAGTCGTCTGCGGGTCAGCACAGCCGCGAACTGGCGGATCTGGGATAAGGAACCGGGCATGTGAGGGTCAGGGCAGGAAGGTGGTGAGTGGGCCGCCGGGGGCAGGAAATGGGGCCTGACCAATGGCGTACTATGGGACACTCAGTGGCAAGGGGCAGGAGCTTCACCTGAGGGTCGCCCGCTGAGGCCAAAAGGTCGCAGAGCGCGGGCAGGGCGGCGGGGTCTCGAAGAGCGGTCTGGAGCTGCTCGGTggcctgggggaggctggggggtC includes these proteins:
- the IPO4 gene encoding importin-4, with translation MEPAGLEKILRELLLPDTERIRRATEQLQTALRDPAALPALCDLLASAGDPQIRQFAAVLTRRRLSTCWRRLAAEQRESIKSLVLTVLQGETEHSVRLSLAQLSATIFRKEGLEAWPQLMQLLQHSTHSPHIPEREMGLLLLSVLVTSRPEAFRPHHRELLRLLNETLGEVGSPGLLFYSLRTLTTMAPYLGTDDVPLARMLVPKLIVAVQSLIPVDEAKACEAVEALDELLESEVPIITSHLSEVLTFCLEVARNVALSDAVRVRILCCLTFLVKVKSKALLKNRLLPPLLHTLFPIMAAEPPLGQLDPEDQDSEEEELEIGLVGETPKHFAVQVVDMLALHLPPEKLCPLLMPMLEEALRSESPYQRKAGLLVLAVLSDGAGDHIRQRLLPPLLQVVCKSLEDPSQVVRNAALFALGQFSENLQPHISSYSGEVMPLLLAYLRSVPPGHTHHLAKACYALENFVENLGPKVQPYLPELMECMLQPLREPSSSRAKELAVSALGAIATAAQGSMLPYFPTILEHLREFLLTGHEDLQPVRIQSLETLGVLARAVGEPMRPLAEECCQLGLGLCDQVDDPDLRRCTYSLFAALSGLMGESLAPHLPQITALMLSSLRSTEGVVPQYDGSSAFLLFDDESDGEEEEELMDEDEEEEEDSEISGYSVENAFFDEKEDTCAALGEISVNASVAFLPYMETVFEEVFRLLECPHLNVRKAAHEALGQFCCALYKACQSCPSEPNTAALQAALARVVPSYLQAVHGERERQVVMAVLEALTVVLRGCGSLTLQPPGRLAELCSVLKAVLQRKTACQDTDEEDEEDQAEYDAMLLEHAGEAIPALAAAAGGDAFAPFFAGFLPLLLCKMKQGCTVAEKSFAVGMLAESIQSLGAASAQFVSRLLPVLLSSAREADPEVRSNAIFGLGVLVEHGGRPAQEHFPKLLGLLLPLLARERHDRVRDNICGALARLLMASPTRKPEPQVLAALLHALPLKEDLEEWVTIGHLFSFLYQSSPDQVVDVAPELLRIYSLILAENKIPPDTKAALLLLLTFLAKQHTDSFHSALGSLPGDKAQELQAVLGLT